CATTCTAGATTGGATCTAAATCAAGTAAGTTATTATACACCACTACTTGTCTATAAATGTTCAAAAATTAAACTTAATACTACATCACCAAAATATAAAATATTATATTTAAATATAAATGATTATGAACAAGCAATTGATGCACTTGAAAAAGAAGGTAGCAATGGTGACGATGAATTTAATAAAGAAAAAGAATATTTAAAACAAGCAATTCAA
The sequence above is a segment of the Borrelia hispanica CRI genome. Coding sequences within it:
- a CDS encoding DUF787 family protein; amino-acid sequence: MPADTISVNLTHSRLDLNQVSYYTPLLVYKCSKIKLNTTSPKYKILYLNINDYEQAIDALEKEGSNGDDEFNKEKEYLKQAIQ